A single Budorcas taxicolor isolate Tak-1 chromosome Y, Takin1.1, whole genome shotgun sequence DNA region contains:
- the LOC128071060 gene encoding heat shock transcription factor, Y-linked-like, with protein sequence MAHIPSEIQDMLPKDESTGSETTIRSPLCDYTLTEDSVLRSMIEEDAFQALFEEVVIKMPRYKFSVSETDELNDFLSLTFPQKLWKLVESDQFKSIWWDESGTSIVINEEVFKKEVLERQAPFRIFETDSMKSLVRQLNLYGFKKKQHTFQRSASLADFLEEKSNVSVLSKLQIYHNPNFKKGYPQLLLRMKRRIGIKNVSPNASLIQDYKKKNVKARGNIDNCNSSSLPEASGENAFSASTSLSVPFILKPYTRQTIANTSALSPCDFPYPSSTSVRQTEKIVIDQSAVLNQMSIFNRHSHSSYTQANGRMENFATTTTSASQNHIVSPLQSSYVGLLVHPSNFPVRCSYMIAHDSPFPNLQQRGNSWSPVPRIRDTSASSLSRSTHQKSSLYENNPN encoded by the exons ATGGCACATATTCCTTCAGAAATTCAAGATATGCTTCCTAAAGATGAGTCAACTGGTTCAGAAACCACTATTAGATCTCCTTTGTGTGATTACACACTTACTGAGGACTCAGTTTTGAGATCTATGATTGAAGAAGATGCTTTTCAGGCTTTGTTTGAGGAAGTTGTGATAAAAATGCCACGTTACAaattttctgtctctgaaacagatgaATTGAACGATTTTCTTTCACTAACTTTTCCTCAAAAACTTTGGAAGCTAGTTGAAAGTGATCAGTTTAAATCTATTTGGTGGGATGAGAGTGGCACTTCTATAGTGATCAATGAAGAAGTCTTCAagaaagaagtcttggaaagaCAGGCccctttcagaatatttgaaactgATAGTATGAAAAGTTTAGTTCGACAGCTTAACCTTTatgggtttaaaaaaaagcaacacacTTTTCAAAGATCTGCTTCACTAGCTGactttctggaagaaaaaagcaatgtctctgttttgagcAAG TTACAGATCTATCATAATCCAAATTTCAAAAAAGGCTATCCCCAACTTCTattaagaatgaaaagaagaattGGGATTAAAAATGTCTCTCCAAATGCTTCATTAATTCAAGATTACAAGAAGAAGAATGTTAAAGCAAGGGGCAACATAGATAACTGTAACTCTAGTTCTCTTCCTGAAGCTAGTGGGGAGAATGCATTTTCAGCCTCCACAAGTTTAAGCGTGCCTTTCATACTAAAGCCTTATACCAGGCAGACCATCGCTAATACAAGTGCCCTATCTCCATGTGATTTTCCTTACCCATCATCAACATCAGTTAGACAAACAGAAAAGATTGTGATAGATCAATCTGCTGTTTTAAATCAGATGAGCATTTTTAATCGGCACTCACATAGTAGCTACACTCAAGCCAATGGCCGCATGGAGAACTTTGCTActacaactacttctgcttctcaGAACCACATTGTATCTCCATTACAGAGCAGTTATGTTGGACTGCTGGTGCATCCTTCTAACTTTCCAGTTAGGTGCAGCTATATGATAGCCCATGACAGTCCTTTTCCTAACCTGCAACAGAGAGGGAACTCATGGTCCCCAGTGCCAAGGATCCGTGATACATCTGCCTCCTCTCTTTCAAGGTCAACTCATCAAAAATCTTCATTATATGAAAACAATCCTAATTAA